The Pygocentrus nattereri isolate fPygNat1 chromosome 1, fPygNat1.pri, whole genome shotgun sequence genome window below encodes:
- the itih2 gene encoding inter-alpha-trypsin inhibitor heavy chain H2 — translation MKLPPVLLAALLLSQSWAFEFIIDGEWESEMMSDHVDHFDSSRIRRGLVTSEEEEDFEVIRGSDITVKSYTVESRITARFAHTTVKSSVVNSGPNAQSIGFNVQIPKRAFITNFTMNVNGITFIGSVKEKTVARNLYAQARARGKAAGIVRTNSQDMETFKTEVHVPPGSKVEFELHYQEMMQRKLGTYTHTLHIQPGRLVPQLQVDVYIFEPKGIKFVKTPSTLGEHFAGLTKVTQTKEKAHVVFKPTLQQQRKCDNCTESAVDGAFTVQYDVERETNAGELQVSDGHFVQFFAPSDLTPLSKNIVFVIDVSGSMWGLKMKQTVEAMKTILDDLTMDDYFSVIDFNHNIRCWSEELVPGTSINVREAKKYIQNIKPNGGTNINEALLKAVRILLKALDQGLIDQRSVSMIILVSDGDPTVGEIKLSAIQKNVKREMREEISLFSLGIGFDVDFDFLERIAMENRGLAQRIFANHDASEQLKLFYSRVSSPLLRKITIQFPEDSVSDVTRNHFDKFFSGSELVVAGKVKSVGSNMLQSFTTASAATMDLTLVTEADLQELDTLLSQQQHSFAGFASRMWAYITINQLLAERSLAPTAAKKRKITQRIMTLAVEHQFVTPLTAMLVESQDGPERLLADSPKDPKQGCCPGIGPAARTNVHFVSSKPPSQPPWFDYTTTTQGPSQAKAPHVTVVENDPHFIVHLPKNNMDVCFNIDSKPGHILNLVSDPGTGIVINGQLVGGKKMKNNKLNTYFGTISIYSEDAGVKVVVRPSSIDLMEGKNNHSFSWAATAKLNLNRVKVAIEKEHKITVTIDDKISAMVLLHRVWKKHPFNVDFLGFYTPNDNQYSSQVHGLIGQFVNEPEVKVFDMHEGTEPEKKQATMEVKGNKLTVTRGWQKDYRNDKKHGSDVYCWFVHNSGKGFIDGHYSNYIVPDLNSFLPSL, via the exons ATGAAGCTGCCACCGGTGCTGCTGGCAGCTCTGCTGCTGTCCCAAAGCTGGGCTTTTGAGTTCATTATTGATGGAGAGTGGGAAAGTGAGATGAtg TCAGATCATGTGGATCATTTTGACAGCAGCAGAATCAGG AGGGGCCTAGTGACCagtgaagaggaagaggactTTGAG gtcatACGTGGTAGTGATATAACAGTGAAGAGCTATACGGTGGAGAGCAGGATTACGGCACGTTTCGCTCACACCACAGTGAAGAGCTCGGTGGTGAACTCAGGCCCGAACGCCCAGAGCATCGGCTTCAACGTGCAGATTCCAAAACGAGCCTTCATCACAAACTTCACCAT GAATGTGAACGGGATTACCTTTATTGGCTCGGTGAAAGAGAAGACTGTGGCTCGAAACCTGTACGCTCAGGCCAGAGCTCGCGGAAAAGCTGCAGGAATCGTCAG GACTAACTCTCAGGATATGGAGACATTTAAGACAGAGGTTCATGTTCCTCCAGGCAGTAAGGTGGAGTTTGAGCTGCACTATCAGGAAATGATGCAGCGCAAACTgggaacatacacacacactctgcacatACAGCCAGGACGCCTGGTACCACAGTTGCAg gTGGATGTGTATATCTTTGAGCCCAAAGGCATCAAGTTTGTGAAGACACCAAGCACGCTGGGAGAACATTTCGCAGGCCTGACTAAGGTCACCCAGACTAAAGAGAAAGCCCACGTGGTGTTTAAGCCCACCCTGCAGCAACAACGCAAATGTGATAACTGCACAGAGAGTGCAGTGGACGGTGCTTTTACTGTCCAATACGATGTGGAGAGAGAAACCAATGCTGGAGAACTGCAG gtGTCTGATGGTCACTTTGTTCAGTTCTTCGCTCCATCTGATCTCACGCCCCTCTCCAAAAACATTGTGTTCGTAATTGATGTGAGCGGCAGCATGTGGGGGCTGAAGATGAAGCAG ACTGTTGAGGCCATGAAGACCATCCTGGATGATCTGACCATGGATGACTATTTTAGCGTCATCGACTTCAATCATAATATTCGCTGCTGGAGTGAGGAGCTTGTACCAGGGACATCCATAAATGTTAGAGAGGCCAAAAAATACATCCAGAACATTAAACCCAatggag GCACTAACATCAATGAGGCTCTCCTAAAGGCAGTGAGAATCCTGTTGAAAGCACTGGATCAGGGCCTGATTGACCAGCGCTCTGTTTCTATGATCATCCTGGTGTCCGATGGAGACCCCACAGTGG GAGAGATAAAGCTGAGTGCCATTCAGAAGAATGTGAAGCGTGAGATGCGTGAGGaaatctctctcttctctctcggCATCGGGTTTGATGTGGATTTTGACTTTTTGGAACGCATTGCCATGGAGAACAGGGGCTTGGCACAGAGGATTTTTGCCAATCATGATGCTTCAGAGCAGTTGAAG ctgtTCTACAGCCGCGTGTCTTCTCCTCTCCTGAGGAAGATCACCATCCAGTTCCCCGAGGACTCTGTGAGTGATGTCACTCGGAATCATTTTGATAAGTTCTTCAGTGGCTCGGAGCTGGTAGTGGCCGGCAAAGTGAAGAGTGTGGGGTCCAACATGCTACAGAGCTTCACCACTGCATCTGCT GCCACCATGGATCTGACCCTTGTTACAGAGGCGGACCTTCAAGAGTTGGACACACTGCTTAGCCAACAGCAGCACTCCTTTGCTGGCTTCGCTTCTCGGATGTGGGCTTACATAACTATCAATCAGCTGCTTGCTGAGCG ttctttGGCCCCAACTGCAGCAAAGAAGCGTAAGATAACACAACGGATCATGACCTTGGCTGTGGAGCATCAGTTTGTCACACCGCTGACCGCCATGCTGGTGGAGAGTCAGGACGGTCCTGAGAGGCTTCTAGCAGATTCTCCCAAAGACCCAAAACAGGGCTGCTGCCCTGGAATAG GTCCAGCTGCTAGAACAAATGTGCACTTTGTCAGCAGTAAACCTCCATCCCAACCCCCCTGGTTTGactacactactactactcAGGGACCGAGCCAGGCAAAAGCACCACACGTCACTGTTG TGGAGAATGACCCTCACTTCATAGTGCACCTGCCTAAGAACAACATGGATGTGTGTTTTAACATTGACTCCAAGCCGGGACACATCCTGAACCTAGTGTCGGACCCTGGAACAG GAATTGTTATCAATGGCCAATTAGTTGGTGGcaagaagatgaagaacaaTAAGCTGAACACATACTTTGGCACCATCTCCATATACTCTGAAGATGCAGGGGTGAAGGTGGTGGTGAGGCCCAGCAGTATTGATCTGATGGAGGGCAAAAACAATCACTCTTTCTCCTGGGCAGCCACGGCCAAGCTTAATCTTAACAG GGTGAAGGTGGCCATAGAAAAGGAGCATAAGATCACAGTGACGATTGATGACAAGATCTCAGCGATGGTGCTTTTGCATCGTGTGTGGAAAAAGCATCCGTTTAATGTGGACTTCCTGGGCTTCTACACACCCAACGATAACCAGTACTCCTCTCAGGTCCACGGCCTCATTG GGCAGTTTGTAAATGAGCCTGAGGTGAAGGTGTTTGACATGCATGAAGGAACGGAGCCAGAGAAGAAACAGGCCACCATGGAAGTGAAGGGCAATAAGCTCACAGTAACCAG GGGCTGGCAGAAAGACTACCGTAACGATAAGAAGCACGGCTCAGATGTTTATTGCTGGTTTGTCCATAACAGTGGCAAAGGCTTCATAGACGGCCACTACAGCAACTACATCGTCCCTGACCTCAACAgcttcctcccctctctctga